A part of Solea solea chromosome 8, fSolSol10.1, whole genome shotgun sequence genomic DNA contains:
- the surf4l gene encoding surfeit 4, like, with the protein MGHGDLMSKAEDVADQFLRVTKHYLPHVARLCLVSTFLEDGVRMWFQWGEQSDYIDSSWGCGCFLANFFVLLNLLIQLGGCVLILSRNFVQYACFALFGVITMQTVAYSILWDPKFLMRNLSLGGGLLLLLAECRGEARSVFAGVPSLGHQSSPRHLLQLGGRVLLILMFMTLLHFDMSLFSILQNLVGTALIILVAVGFKTKLAALTLVAWLLCINFTFNAFWTVPSYRPMHDFLKYDFFQSLSVIGGLLLVVALGPGGVSMDEKKKEW; encoded by the exons ATGGGACACGGTGACTTGATGAGTAAAGCGGAGGATGTAGCGGACCAG TTCCTCCGGGTCACCAAACACTACCTCCCCCATGTGGCCCGCCTGTGTCTGGTCAGCACCTTCCTGGAGGACGGGGTGAGGATGTGGTTTCAGTGGGGGGAGCAAAGCGACTACATCGACTCCAGCTGGGGCTGTGGATGCTTCCTTGCTAACTTCTTTGTCCTTCTCAACCTACTGATACAGCTGG gTGGCTGTGTGTTGATCCTCAGTAGAAACTTTGTTCAGTACGCCTGCTTTGCCCTGTTTGGCGTCATTACCATGCAG ACTGTGGCCTACAGCATCCTCTGGGACCCAAAGTTCCTAATGAG GAACCTGTCATTAGGGGGcggtctcctcctccttttggCTGAGTGCAGGGGTGAAGCTCGCAGTGTGTTTGCAGGAGTGCCCTCCCTTGGTCATCAAAGTTCTCCGAGGCACCTGCTGCAGCTCGGGGGGCGTGTCCTCCTCATCCTTATGTTCATGACACTGCTGCACTTTGACATGAGCCTATTCAGT ATCCTGCAGAACCTGGTCGGCACAGCGTTGATAATCCTGGTGGCGGTGGGCTTCAAGACCAAGTTGGCGGCGCTGACTCTGGTCGCCTGGCTGCTCTGCATCAACTTCACTTTCAACGCCTTCTGGACCGTCCCCTCATACAGACCCATGCACGACTTCCTCAAGTACGACTTCTTCCAGAGTCTGTCGGTGATTGGAGgcctgctgctggtggtggctCTGGGGCCCGGGGGCGTGTCAATggatgagaagaagaaggagtggTGA